The DNA window CACATTGATAAAACACTATTAATTGGAATAGtgttgtgtgtttttcttttgtttttttttttagttttttttcaattttatcgatctatattaggttgttttgagaattaatttttttttattggcttatATATTAGTCttatagatttagtttttttttctcgatctaaaccttcaacattagatttgttGAAAGTGgggtttgataatttttttttattggcttatatatgaatttatcatgatctcatgattcAAGTTGCgtgtttaacaagttaactcgggtttatCCAAGTCGGGTTCTTTTATTctgctttttctaattgattttttttttgtttcatccttcaataataGGTTGGTAGGGaattgagctttgtgatttttttttaatttttttttatggggttatctcacATGCATGACTCAGTCCGTGAGTTTGATAAGTTGAGCTTTGATgactctttttattgttttggtaccttttttttaattaaacatgtttttaattgagctttgtattttttttatttaaggttaTCCTtatctcatgactcaggttgCGAGCTTGATATGTTGATCCTGATTgacttggtttatttttttggttttttttaattaatttttttttcaatttcatcctccaatagcttaatcttttattttcttttcaattttctcctTCAGTATTAGGTTGTTTAGGAATTggactttgtaatttgtttttttaatttggttttggtagagttatcctagtctcacggatttatttatttatttattaatttcaactttcaaaattggatctattgaaaataaaacttcataaattattttattttatttttatgaaattattctgATTTTATGAGTTAAGTCGTGATTTTAACAGGTTGACCCAAgttgattgagttttttttttcttttttaattgaattttttatatcatccttcaatattgggttagtTGAAAAGtgaacttcatattttttttatagggttatcccaATCTCATAAACTGGATAGCCTTAGCATGTTAAACCAGGTTGactcgaataatttttttgtcttattttttttttaatttttactttcaacatttgattgattaagaattaacttttataatttattttaatttgctttctatagggttatcatggtcttatgatCTAAGTTGTATATTTGACACGTTAACTCGAATTGATCAAATATATCGtcgttttaatatttgaaaaaaataacttctaatatcaatatctaaaaaatatatcatccaatacatatcatattaaattgtttttattgtaaaacatgttagcaatatttaaatattttttttagtattaaaaaaaaactgatctaaTCTGTAGCAAGCGCGGGCTAAGAATCAGGTACTTACTATTTAACATTTAACAAGGCTGTGAGGGTCTTCCCATCTTTGTTTGGAATTGAGggtgaatatatttttcatcaaaatttgattatttatttttgctttaaattaatttttttagtatttttgatatattaatattaaaaataaatttttaaaacataaaaaaatatattattttaatatatttctaattaaaaactacTTGAAAATGAATCCATAACTATTCTCTGGGTGAATATGGTGATGcctttcatcattatcatctcaGGGAGGTAAGGTACACAATGGTAGTTTTCGACTTCTTGGTTTGGCCACGTGTTCTAGTGCTGGGCTGTTCCGATTGAACCAAATTTCAGATTAGATTTTAAGCGAGGATTCGGCCTTCATCCTCTGCTTTAGGCCTAACAGAGCTGTGGTTAGGCTAGAAATAGAATTCGATCGTGCGACAGGGACTGGTATGTTTGAATCCGTGTAAATGTttgccacttttttttttttttttgaatattgatgCTTTGCCACATAGCACAGAAAATAATAGCTTATTAGGATTAAGAATATAgtatttattgattgaaattaggtaCTATCATAATTTCCTCGCCGAACTCCATCTTGATTGTATATAATTGGCATGGCTCGTTGTGTCTTCCTGGGATAATTCAACTGGACCGATTTTCTGAATCCACTCACTCTGGTTGTTCTATGTTAAGAGCTAGCTTCGCCACGGCCGGAAAAATCACATTTTGCAGCAAAAATTTGCGTTGTTGCTACATGCCATTACAGTTCGGCCCATGGGAGAAAAAAACAAGGCTGCAAATTTTTGTCgctagttttattaattttttgtaggTGAACCATTGGGCCTTGTAGGCTGTGGGGATAGGCTAGAATCCTGAAAAGCCCATGGGCTTGATGCCTATTGGGTTGTGGTTTCCCATTTTATTACTGTTAAATCACTTgtgtatatattaattattaaccaTGGTGAAGCAACTAACCACTAACCAAGAGTGACAAATGAAGTAGGAATTATCTCAATGTATGtgccttttgtttgtttcttgcaCGTAGTTCATCCAAATATATCTTTTGAGATCGgaatcaattaacaaaaaagagcTTTCAACGCCCCTCTTGTTTTACTCTTACCAAAATATTCTTGAGCGTTTCGTTGTAACTCCCTTGTTGATATGATTTGACTGGACCATAGGCATTTTATTGGACTGATATTTTAACAAAACACATTAAGAGTGTGATATGATCAAATTAAACCAGGAAAAGATCAATTTATTTGCAAGACTTTTGAACAAAATATTAAGGTATGCTTCTATAGAATATTAGGACCATAGGCATTTTGGACGTTGATACAAGATTTGGATTTTTCGTGTCCATGGACTTGTGTAAACCTAGCTGTTCTCTAATATGGGTTCAGGGGTTCATGGGCTAGGTGTTTATAGGTTCATTACTTTAATATTTCAgcttttctaatttaatttttgagtttcttgaaaaattattgcttaaattttttttattaggaggtTTTCCCTATGTCATTTGGGTTATAAGTTGATCTACAAGATTAGGCGGGCCACGCCAAGCTAATAGGAGGTTTGGTTTTTGGTAAATCAGACTTTATTAAAACCCTGAGTCACCTAGATATTAATgggtttattattttaatgtttcagTTTGCCTGTtaattgatttagtttttagatttttttaaaaaatattgcttaaaaagaaattattatcaGGTTTTTCCAAGTTACTCGGATTATAGATTGACCTAGTAGTACAGGTAGGCTATGCCGAGCCAATTATAAGTCCTGTTTTTGGCAACTTTAAATTTGActataattttaagttaactTGTTAGGCTAGATGTAATAAATATTAACCTGAATCGATTCTTGTATACTGGCGTaccttttatattaaatttttttaactcaacTTATGAAACAGCGCAAACAAAAATATCTAGTAAAACCAATAAGCTCTGCCTCTTGAATCAGCTCACCCCCACTACTTCTGCTGTACCTAGCATTTTCTACTTCAAGACTGAAGCCAATAATCTTGACATCTTTCAAACCTTAGCTCCCCTAACGGGTTCCCTCTCAGAAACGCTTAATCTCCTATCCGTTTTCTGTTATGGTGACAGATAACATCCACGTCGACCGCTTTTATGAAGTGTGTCCTTTGTGGAAGCCCGAATCAATTGTGCCATGtctgaattttttgaatatccAGAAATTGAGTGGTTGAACAATTCCTTACATGCTGTACCTTCTCTAAGGAATCAGACGACGAAGCACCCCTTTCAGCTTTTCAAGTGAACATATTTACATGTGGATGAATGGTAGTCGGTGGATGTATGTATCTCGCAAGATTGGGGATGAAGTAAAAGCATTCATTTTCTGTGGAACGTGGGCTGCCATTACTCGTGGGGCACATGATAGGACAGTCCACCCTGATATTGCTAGGGCATCATCCATCTTCCCACCAATAGATCATTTCCTAAAAACATGTTATTCTACAGTTGAAAGATGGTGGCTCCAGGAAGGCAAGCACGTAACAAGAAGATGTTTGCTTGATCACAAATCACTTGCCACACCGAAGCACATGGCGAAAGGAAACCGTGAGGCTGCACCAAGCCGTGTTGCAGCAGTACTGTCTTGTTTCATCTGAAAATATTTCATGGCTGCTTCTAGAGCAGCAACAGGCTCCTCAAGGCCATCCATTTTACGGCAAGCAATGAACATGCAGCAGAGGACACAGTCAAGCTTGTTGAATGGTGCTAGCGGCAACATAGTTTGCTGCGCAACTGCATTTGCTACTGCAGAGATGTTCATAGGGTTGCATAAATTGAGCAACACATTAAGTGAAGCTATTGCAAAACTTGACGATGATTGTGAAAAGTCTACCAAGGAGAGGAAGGAATTTAAGGTGTTTTGCAAAGCATATAGACATGCTAGAAGGCAAGCTTAGTGCGGAAAAATCAGATAGGCTCGCTCCATCACAAGTTGGACTAATTAATATCGGTGTTGATGTGTTAGTCTTGGAGCCTGGGAGGATTGGGGCTTTTGGGAAAGTTGGAGCTGCGTTTATGAATTTCACTATTTTGATTGAAACAAAGGGGAGTAAAGGAATTGGTGCATGGATCACTTTAGATGGAAAAAGAATGGAAGTATTGGAGAATGATCCTGAATTCCTAAAATATGCAATCCTGAATACCAAAATTACAAGCAGCCAGCAAATTGCCTGATGATCAACCATGCCAGGATGATACAGCAGCAGATCTAAGAAAGTAATTGATGTGCGTCTGATGAAAAGGTAATGCTGAAACAGAAAAATGAAGGCGAAATGCTCCCAGGCAAAGCCAGACAACATACTggtttccttgtttatttagtTTCCAATATTTGTACGTGAAATATGTAGTCGgattcaaatgttttttaatgcaaaatataaaaagaagtttTAACTTTCTTTTCGTGCAAGATACACACAGTTCATCAATGATCCTTATTAGTGACATCTCAAAAAAGAAGCGGCAACAccattgattctttttctatgATCGATTTGCTGTCAGCCCTGAATGGTAGAGTCCAAGTGCAGTTGGCGAGTTTTATcatggagaaaaataaaagaagaaaatgaaatactGTTACGTTCAGCCATGAAGCAAGCATTGAATTCAAGAAAGAAGCAACAGTTGAAGAAGAATTCTC is part of the Populus trichocarpa isolate Nisqually-1 chromosome 2, P.trichocarpa_v4.1, whole genome shotgun sequence genome and encodes:
- the LOC112326680 gene encoding uncharacterized protein LOC112326680; amino-acid sequence: MWMNGSRWMYVSRKIGDEVKAFIFCGTWAAITRGAHDRTVHPDIARASSIFPPIDHFLKTCYSTVERWWLQEGKHVTRRCLLDHKSLATPKHMAKGNREAAPSRVAAVLAATGSSRPSILRQAMNMQQRTQSSLLNGASGNIVCCATAFATAEMFIGLHKLSNTLSEAIAKLDDDCEKSTKERKEFKVFFLEPGRIGAFGKVGAAFMNFTILIETKGSKGIGAWITLDGKRMEVLENDPEFLKYAILNTKITSSQQIA